In Denticeps clupeoides chromosome 1, fDenClu1.1, whole genome shotgun sequence, a single window of DNA contains:
- the mettl3 gene encoding N(6)-adenosine-methyltransferase subunit METTL3 produces MSDTWSNIQAHKKQLDSLRERLQRRRKDTSQLGIDVLGGDGTSVRSDSPGPAAQNTPKVEEERPPDPELESRLLGYLSELGLSLPIDSLTITEELSTGEAPVSHGSIQSLLLKFSAQELIEVRQPSTTPTSSSLSSPSTLVTSVDHTKVWAMSGGVALPQRTGVKRKGEDSIHSKRAPGSSPSLQSPPSPPQTSSLSLAASSSAHTIGTSDWKCGGGVGGPEKKSRTSKGQTSHLDMEIESLLNQQSTKEQQTKKMSREILELLNTSSAKEQSIVEKFRSRGRAQVQEFCDHGTKEDCVRSGDTPQPCTKLHFRRIINKHTDESLGDCSFLNTCFHMDTCKYVHYEIDSPPEAEGATLGPQPGTAELGLHPTDGDSNVGKLFPSQWICCDIRYLDVSILGKFAVVMADPPWDIHMELPYGTLTDDEMRKLNIPILQDDGFLFLWVTGRAMELGRECLSLWGYERVDEIIWVKTNQLQRIIRTGRTGHWLNHGKEHCLVGVKGNPQGFNRGLDCDVIVAEVRSTSHKPDEIYGMIERLSPGTRKIELFGRPHNVQPNWVTLGNQLDGIHLLDPDVVARFKKRYPDGVISKPKNM; encoded by the exons ATGTCAGACACATGGAGCAATATTCAGGCGCACAAGAAGCAGCTGGATTCCCTTCGGGAGCGTCTGCAGCGGAGACGGAAAGACACTTCTCAGCTGGGCATAG ACGTGCTGGGCGGGGATGGTACCTCAGTTCGGAGCGACAGCCCGGGCCCAGCAGCCCAGAACACCCCGAAGGTTGAGGAGGAGAGACCGCCAGACCCAGAACTGGAAAGTAGGCTGCTGGGGTACCTATCCGAGCTGGGTCTCTCCCTGCCTATTGACTCGCTAACCATCACGGAAGAACTCAGTACT GGTGAGGCACCAGTTTCCCATGGCAGCATTCAGAGCTTGCTCCTCAAGTTCTCTGCTCAGGAGCTGATCGAAGTCCGGCAGCCATCCACAACGCCTACATCATCTTCCTTATCCTCACCCTCCACGCTGGTCACATCAGTGGACCACACGAAAGTCTGGGCGATGAGCGGAGGTGTAGCCCTGCCTCAGAGAACTGGTGTCAAGAGGAAAGGCGAGGACAGCATTCACAGTAAACGGGCACCAGGCTCCTCCCCATCCCTACAGTCACCGCCGTCCCCGCCACAGACgtcctctctttctctggcgGCATCCTCGTCAGCGCACACAATTGGCACATCCGACTGGAAATGTggaggtggggtgggtgggcCAGAGAAAAAGAGCAGGACCAGCAAGGGGCAAACGTCCCACTTGGACATGGAGATTGAGAGTTTACTGAACCAGCAGTCCACCAAGGAGCAGCAGACCAAAAAG ATGAGCAGGGAGATCCTTGAGCTACTAAACACCAGCTCGGCAAAGGAGCAGTCCATTGTGGAGAAGTTCCGCTCTCGTGGCAGAGCTCAGGTGCAAGAGTTCTGTGACCACGGAACCAAAGAGGATTGTGTTCGTTCTGGAGACACACCACAACCCTGTACCAAGCTACACTTCCG GCGAATCATCAACAAGCACACAGATGAAAGCCTGGGCGACTGCTCCTTCCTCAACACCTGCTTTCACATGGACACCTGCAAGTATGTGCACTATGAAATCGACAGTCCACCGGAGGCTGAAGGGGCTACCTTGGGGCCACAACCCGGGACAGCTGAGCTGGGATTACATCCAACAGATGGAGACAGCAACGTAGGCAAGCTGTTCCCCTCGCAG TGGATCTGCTGTGACATCCGCTACCTGGATGTATCCATCTTGGGGAAGTTTGCAGTGGTAATGGCAGATCCCCCCTGGGACATCCACATGGAGCTGCCATACGGTACACTGACCGATGACGAGATGAGGAAGCTCAACATTCCCATCCTCCAGGATGATGGTTTTCTGTTCTTGTGGGTCACAGGGAG GGCCATGGAGTTAGGCAGAGAGTGCCTGAGCCTGTGGGG CTATGAGCGAGTGGATGAGATCATTTGGGTGAAGACGAACCAACTTCAGAGAATCATTCGTACCGGGAGAACTGGTCACTGGCTTAACCATGGGAAGGAACATTGCTTG GTGGGTGTGAAGGGAAATCCTCAAGGGTTTAACAGAGGATTGGACTGTGATGTCATTGTGGCTGAG GTTCGTTCCACGAGTCACAAGCCTGATGAAATCTACGGGATGATTGAGCGCCTCTCTCCGGGTACCAGAAAgattgaactttttggaagaCCCCACAACGTGCAACCAAACTG gGTGACACTTGGCAACCAGCTGGACG